The Rubrobacter tropicus nucleotide sequence GGCGCGGGAGATCGTGGGCCCCGCCATCTCCTACCAGCGCACGCGCTACGCGGAGTGGGGGACGGACAGGGAGGAGCCACGTCCAGACCCCATCCAGGAGGAAGACCTCCCGTGGGAGCGCTACCTCGTCGGCACGCCCGGGGAGGTGGCGGAGGGCCTGATCGAACTCCACGAAGAGGCCCCCTACGACCACTTCTGCTTCTGGGGCCGGCTCCCTGGCGTCACCCACGAGGAGGCCGTCGAAAACATGCGCCTGTTCTCCACCGAGGTCGCCCCCCGGGTCCGCGAGGCCGCGGGGGCCAGGCCCGCGTGACGGTGGCCTCCGGCGTCCTGACCCCGGAGCAGACGGCCTTCCTCGTCCGCCAGAGGGTCGCCCGCCTCGCCACGGCCGATGCCGAAGGCAGGCCGCACGCCGTCCCCGTCTGCTTCGCCCACGCGCCCGGCGCCGTCTACATAGCTCTGGACGAGAAACCGAAAGACGTGCCGGCCACGCGCCTCAAGCGCGTCCGCAACATCAGGGAGAACCCGGACGTCGCCCTGATCGCCGACCGCTACGCCGAGGACTGGAACCTCCTGGCCTTCGTGATGGTGCGCGGACGGGCCGGGTTGATCGAGCCCGGCGCCGGGGAGCACGCGGCCGCCGTGAGGCTCCTGCGCGGCAAGTACCACCAGTACGAGGGGATGCGCATAGAGCAGAACCCGATCATCGCGATCCGGCCCGAGAGCGTGGCCGCCTGGGGTGCCCTCGACGAACCGCCCTCCAAGGAGCGGCCGGTCCTCGACGCCATAAGGGGCCGCCGCTCCGTGCGGCGCTACCTGCCGAAGCCGGTGCCGGAAGAGGCCGTCGGGCGGGTACTCGAGGCGGCGCGCTGGGCGCCTTCCCCGCACGGCCGCCAGCCCTGGCGCTTCGCCGTCGTCACGAAGGAGGAGACGAAGAGCCGCCTCGCCGGGGCGATGGGCGGGGAGTGGCGGTCGAACCTCGAGATGGACGGGCAGGACGCGCAGGTGGTCGAGAAGCGGCTCGAAGGCTCCAGGCGGCGTCTGTTCGACGCGCCGGTGCTGGTCCTGATCTGCCTCTACCCCGAAGACCTCGACGCCTACCCCGACCCCGCGCGGCAGCAGAGCGAGACGACGATGGCCGTGCAGTCTCTCGGGGCTGCTGCCCAGAACGCGCTTCTCGCGGCCTACGACCAGGGGCTCGACGCCGGCTGGATGTGCGCCCCGCTCTTCGCGCCGGAGAAGGTCGTGGAGGCGCTCGGCCTCGACCCGAAGCTCGTCCCGCACGCGCTGCTCACGCTCGGCTACGCGGAGGGTGATCCTCCAAAGAGGCGCGGTCGCACGCCGCTCGAGAACCTGATCGTGTACAAGGATTGATCCTCAGGCGCCGAGGCGGATGATCCCGCGCTCCAGGGCCACGGTGACGGCGGCCGTGCGGTCCGAGACGCCTAGCTTGGCGAAGACGTGGATCAGGTGCGTCTTTATAGTAGCCTCGCTGAGGTGGAGGCTGCGCGCGATCTCCCGGTTGGAGAGCCCCCTGGCGACGAAGCCGAGCACCTCGGTCTCGCGCTCGCTGAGCTTCTCCTCCGCCGGCCGCCGCATCGTCTTCATCAACCGGTTGGTGACGGCGGGCGCGAGCACGGACCGCCCCCGGCGGTGGCGCGAACGGCCCCGTAGAGCTCCTCGCGCGGGGTGTCCTTTAGCAGGTAGCCCGTAGCCCCGGCCTCGATGGCCCTCAGGATGTCCGCGTCCGAGTCGTAGGTGGTGAGGACCAGGACGTGCGTCCCGGGGTGTTCTTTCGAGATCCTGGCGATTGCTTCGACGCCGTCCATGCCCGGCATCCTGAGGTCCATCAGCGCAACGTCCGGGCCAAGCCTCTCGACCATGGACAGTGCCTCCGAACCGTCGCCCGCCTCCCCGACGACCTCGATGTCGGGCTCGCCGGAGAGCATGTCTTTGAGACCAGCCCGCACCACGGGATGATCGTCCACGATGAGGACGCGGATCACATATCCTTCCCGCATCAGGTTTCGGCTTTCAGGTCTTTCCCTGATGCCCGATGCCTGAAGCCCCTATCGGCATCTCCACGACCACGGTGGTGCCCTCGCCTTCGAAGCTCTCGATCAGGAGCCTGCCGCCGAGAAGCTCGACGCGTTCCCGCATCGCCCGCAGGCCGAAGCCGTCGTCGTTGTCGCCGCCGTTCGTCCCGAACCCCGAACCGTCGTCGTGGACGTCGAGCACGACGAGGTTGTCCATGCACGAGAGCGTGAGGTCCACAGAACGCGCCCCCGCGTGTCTCTGGACGTTCTGGAGCGACTCCTGGGCCGCGCGCAGCAAGGTAACCTCGACGGGCATGGGGAGCGGCTGCGGCGCGCCGGTGACGGAGAGGCGGGCCGGCGTTCCAGACGCCTCGGACCAGCGGGCGGCGAGGCGCTGGAGGGCCTCGGGCAGCGAGGCGCCTTCGAGTAGTTCGGGGCGCAGGGCGCGGACCAGGCGTCGGGACTCGTGGAGGCCCTCGCGGGCCGTTGCGCGGGCGCGGTCGAGTCGGTTTCGGACGGAGGCCTCGTCGGGGGAGAGGCGTTTATCCGCCGCCTCAAGCTGGGTCACGATGCTGACGAAGCCCTGGGCGAGGGTGTCGTGGATCTCCTGTGCCAGGCGGCTTCGTTCCTGTAGCACGCCGGCCTCGCGCTCGGCGGCGGCCAGGTCCTTTCGGGTCTCTTCGAGCTCTTCGATCAGGTTCTGTCTCTCCTCGCTCTGGTTGATGATCGAGTCGATCCACAGGGTCAGGAAGAGCGCGAACCCGAGCGTGAGAAGCCCCGAGATTGCGATTCCGAGAGCGTCCTCCGGCGACCGCCGGATACCGTCGGCGGCCACCAGGACGGCGAGCGAGACCGAGACGGGCACCGACCAGCGCGTAGGCAGGAACAGGAAGACCTGCATGAATACGGCGAAGTTGAGGATCTGGTAGATCGGGTGTACCTGGTTGAGCGCGATGGCGAACGCCACGGCCGCCACCACGTAGAAGAGCATAAGGCCCGTAGACCTGGCCCGGCCCCTCACGGCCGCGAACCAGTACAGGCCGCCCCAGGCGGCGCTCAGGAGGATGGCCGCGAGCCGCGCGGCTCCGGAGGTCCCGCCATCCACGAGGCTCAAGACCAGGGCCGCGGCCAGGAGCGCGTAGAAGATCAGGTCCCACGCCCACAGCCACCGCTCCCACGCGTGCGAGGGCCGGTCCCCGGCGCCAAGACCCGGCAGGATGAATCTCAAGAGCCTCATCTCAGGAATCTTACCGCCACACGAACCCGCACCGGGAAGGTGGTTCATTTCGTCCCGCCCCTTGCGAACGGCGCCTCCGCCAGCTTTCGCCAGGCCATCTCCAGCGGGCCTGACGGGAAGCGGCGCAACCACAGGTTGGCGAGCAGGGCGAGGACCGCGCAGATCGCGAACCACACGGCTAGCGCGCCGGGCGCGCCGACCTTGCCCGTGAGGCCGAGGCCCCACCCGTAGAAGACGGCGGAGGCGAGGACGTTCTGGACCACGTAGCAGCTCAGGGCCGCCTTCCCGACCTCGGAGAGCCGGTCCGAGAGCCAGGGCAGGACGCTCCGCTCCGTCGCCAGCGCCACGAGGCCCGCGTAGCCGAGGGAGAGGATGGGGGCGAAAAGGTAGCGTATCGGGAGCTCCGAGATCCCGCCGGGGACAAAATACAGCAGGTTGAGCGGGATGCCGAGAAGAAGACCCCAGCGCAGCATCTTTTCGCGGATGCGTCGTCCGTCGGCGTCAGGAGAGAAGGCGCCGGAGCGCATCAGGCGGACGCCGAGGAGGAACAGAAAGACGTTCATCGGGATTATGAAGACGGGCTCGGCCCGGTAGGTCGGCATGTTGTCCAGGCGGTAGAGGACCTGATCCCACCATGACCCTGATGTGTAGACCCTCGCCGCCTCGTCTGAAAAGATGCTGGTGCTGGCGAAAGCTTGCGGGTCGAGCAGCGCCACGGCGCCGACCAGCGCGGACAGCCCCCCGGCGAGCAGCAGGTGCAGCCCCCCGGAGATCCACATGGCCCTGCGGACGATCTTCCCGCTCCTCCCGACGAGGAAGGCGACGACGAAGGCGGCGACCGCGTAGCCCATCAGGATGTCGAACTCGAAGACGAGCACGTAGTGGAGGAACCCCTCGAAAAAGAGCAGCGTCGTCCGCCACAGGTAGCGGCGGAGCCACGGCGGGCCGCGCCGCCTGGTGGACTGGTACTGTATCTCGAGCCCGACGCCGAACAGGATCGTCAGAAGCCCCAGAAACTTGCCGTTCGTTACGGCCAGCGTGAGCGTCGTCAGAAAGCCGTCCAGGGAGGCCCACCACCGCAGGCCGCCGCCGAAAAAGGTCGATGACCCCGCGTCCCCGACCGCGGCGAAGAGCCAGATGTTCGTCCCCAAAGTCCCGAAGATGGCGAGCCCGCGCAGCGCGTCCAGAAGATGGATGCGCCCCTGATCTGGCCTGCCGGCCGGGGCCTGCATGGTTGCGGCCCGGCTCACGAGCCCCTCGGCGTGTCCGGGATCTCCACGAGGCCGAAGAAGCCGAGGCCGGCCAGGCTGTCCGAGAGCAAGAAGAAGCCGACGATGCCGAGGATCCAGAGCAGCGTCTCGCGTGACCCGCCCTCGAACCTCTCCCGCAGCCGTTCGAGACGATCCCGTACGCGCGTGCCGAACACGCCGTAGGCGACCATCAGCAGCAGCGGCGGCAGCACGAAGATTACGTTGTAGACGACGAGGATCGGAAGCCACCGCGCTGCGGCCAGGTCCGCGTCGGTAAGGAGGGCGATCGCGCCCAGGTACGGGAAGGCCGTCGTGAACTCGACGGCCGTAACGGTCACGCCGAGCAGGAAGATCCCGGCCAACCCACGGGA carries:
- a CDS encoding TIGR03668 family PPOX class F420-dependent oxidoreductase → MTVASGVLTPEQTAFLVRQRVARLATADAEGRPHAVPVCFAHAPGAVYIALDEKPKDVPATRLKRVRNIRENPDVALIADRYAEDWNLLAFVMVRGRAGLIEPGAGEHAAAVRLLRGKYHQYEGMRIEQNPIIAIRPESVAAWGALDEPPSKERPVLDAIRGRRSVRRYLPKPVPEEAVGRVLEAARWAPSPHGRQPWRFAVVTKEETKSRLAGAMGGEWRSNLEMDGQDAQVVEKRLEGSRRRLFDAPVLVLICLYPEDLDAYPDPARQQSETTMAVQSLGAAAQNALLAAYDQGLDAGWMCAPLFAPEKVVEALGLDPKLVPHALLTLGYAEGDPPKRRGRTPLENLIVYKD
- a CDS encoding sensor histidine kinase, producing the protein MRLLRFILPGLGAGDRPSHAWERWLWAWDLIFYALLAAALVLSLVDGGTSGAARLAAILLSAAWGGLYWFAAVRGRARSTGLMLFYVVAAVAFAIALNQVHPIYQILNFAVFMQVFLFLPTRWSVPVSVSLAVLVAADGIRRSPEDALGIAISGLLTLGFALFLTLWIDSIINQSEERQNLIEELEETRKDLAAAEREAGVLQERSRLAQEIHDTLAQGFVSIVTQLEAADKRLSPDEASVRNRLDRARATAREGLHESRRLVRALRPELLEGASLPEALQRLAARWSEASGTPARLSVTGAPQPLPMPVEVTLLRAAQESLQNVQRHAGARSVDLTLSCMDNLVVLDVHDDGSGFGTNGGDNDDGFGLRAMRERVELLGGRLLIESFEGEGTTVVVEMPIGASGIGHQGKT
- a CDS encoding DUF418 domain-containing protein, producing the protein MSRAATMQAPAGRPDQGRIHLLDALRGLAIFGTLGTNIWLFAAVGDAGSSTFFGGGLRWWASLDGFLTTLTLAVTNGKFLGLLTILFGVGLEIQYQSTRRRGPPWLRRYLWRTTLLFFEGFLHYVLVFEFDILMGYAVAAFVVAFLVGRSGKIVRRAMWISGGLHLLLAGGLSALVGAVALLDPQAFASTSIFSDEAARVYTSGSWWDQVLYRLDNMPTYRAEPVFIIPMNVFLFLLGVRLMRSGAFSPDADGRRIREKMLRWGLLLGIPLNLLYFVPGGISELPIRYLFAPILSLGYAGLVALATERSVLPWLSDRLSEVGKAALSCYVVQNVLASAVFYGWGLGLTGKVGAPGALAVWFAICAVLALLANLWLRRFPSGPLEMAWRKLAEAPFARGGTK
- a CDS encoding GAP family protein, giving the protein MTALLLSLLGLALLDSINPSALAVTVYLILQGRPYGSRVLTYVSAVFASYLAIGVLLMFGLGSVWGYVEGPAADAAQGVAGALLLGYALLAPNKPRRNKTRTPRSRGLAGIFLLGVTVTAVEFTTAFPYLGAIALLTDADLAAARWLPILVVYNVIFVLPPLLLMVAYGVFGTRVRDRLERLRERFEGGSRETLLWILGIVGFFLLSDSLAGLGFFGLVEIPDTPRGS